The window CACATCTTTGACAATACACGGAACGTTATCGACTTTAGCAAGCTGTGCGGCGCGCCAGCGACGTTCACCAGCAATAATTTCATAGCAACCAGCACCGACAGGACGAACCACGATTGGTTGGATAATTCCCTGAGCTCTGATCGAATGGCTGAGTTCTTCTAACGCCTCTTCCGACATGTCTTTACGAGGCTGGTATTTACCGGGCTGAAGGATATCAACTGGAAGCGTTCGCAATTCGTTTTCAGTAGCCGGTGCTTGTTCAGCGTCATTGCTTGTAGCTACTGGTCGCGGTGCCTGAGTTAATAATGCATCCAGGCCTCTACCCAGACCACGGCGTTTTGAAGGGCTCATTGATATTCCTGCCTAAACTAATTCTTCGCTTACAGCAACTTGCTGTTTTTTAAGTAATTCACCGGCTAACGCCAAATAAGCTTTAGCACCCGTTGATGACTTATCGTAATACATCGCCGGGGCACCAAAGCTTGGCGCTTCTGCCAGACGCACATTACGTGGGATCACAGTGCGATACACTTTATCGCCAAAATGACGCTTTAATTGTTCCGATACATCGTTTGCTAAACGATTACGCGGATCGTACATGGTACGCAAAATGCCTTCGATATGCAGATTGTTATTCACCACCTGCGACAACTTGGCAATGGTGTCCATCAATGCCGTTAAACCTTCCAGGGCATAGTATTCACATTGCATTGGTACCAATACCGAATCGGCAGCGCCCATGGCGTTGACGGTAAGCATGTTCAGGGAAGGTGGACAATCGATGATGATAAAATCGTAATACTCGCGAGCTTCTTTTAACGAATTGCGCAGACGCAACTCACGGGCAAACACTTCCATCAATTTGATTTCGGCCGCAGTTACATCGGTATTGGCAGCGATCAGATCATATTGCCCCATGGTATCTTTGACGATCACCTGTTCAAAAGGCTGTTCATCAATCAATAATTCATAACTGGTAGCGTGAACTTCATATTTATCGACGCCTGATCCCATAGTAGCGTTCCCTTGAGGATCCAAATCGATTAGCAATACTTTTCTTTTAGTCGCAGCCAGGGAAGCGGCTAAATTAACCGATGTTGTAGTTTTACCGACGCCACCTTTCTGGTTGGCGATTGCTATAATTTTTCCCACAGCGTCCCCGCAAAATTCGAATATGACGATTAAAGTGCGTTAGATTTTTTTAGTTCGATTAAATGTCGTTGCCCTTCAAGCTCCGGCACCTGAACCCGATGCGATTCCACCAGCTCAATGCCAACAGGCAATTGTTGCAGTTCTTGCTCAGGAAGAACACCTTTTAGTGCAAAAAAACGACCGTTTTCATCGATAAGATGTTCACACAAGCTTATCATATCCAGCAGAGAAGCAAAGGCTCTACTTAACACCCCGTCAAACGGGACTTGTGGCTGATATGCTTCAACGCGGCTAAGTACTGGTGTTACATTGGAAAGTTTTAATTGGAACACAACCTGACGTAAAAACGTAATGCGTTTTCCTAAGCTATCCAATAATACAAAATTTCTTTGCGGATACAAAATAGCCAATGGAATACCCGGTAAACCTGGTCCGGTACCAACATCGATAAAGCGTTCGCCGTGTAGAAAAGGTCCGTTGGCGATACTATCAAGAATGTGTTTAACTAGCATTTCTTCGGGATCTCGTACCGACGTCAGATTGTAGGCTTTGTTCCATTTATGCAAAAGCTCAACATAAGCCACCAGCAAATCTATCTGATGCTCGGTCACGGATAATTCGGACTGAGCAATTAAATCAGTTAATCGAGATTTCAAGTTCGTCATCGGTTGTTGCGTTCCAAAGGGCAGGGGCTGATAAACAAAGACCGGCTATTATCGCCGGTCTCGTTGTTAAGGTTAAGCAGTTTTTCTCAACAGACCATGTTTTTTCAGATAAACCAGCAATAACGATATTGCCGCCGGAGTGATCCCAGAAATCCGCGATGCCTTTCCCAAGGTTTCAGGGCGTGCGTCGGTCAGTTTTGCGACTACCTCGTTCGATAATCCGGAAATTTGGGAGAAATCAAAATCTGCTGGAATCAAGGTATCTTCATGACGTTTCTTTTTATCGATTTCATCTAACTGACGTTCGATATAACCGGCATACTTAATCTGAATTTCTACCTGCTCAGACGCTTGCTTATCTTCAAGTCCCGGGCCAAAGGCTTCGATCGTCATCAGATCCTCATAGCGGGTTTCCGGGCGACGTAGCAGATCTTCAACATTAGCTTCACGAGAAATTGGATTTTTTAACATTGGGTTAAGCTTTTCGGTAGCTTCATGGTCTTTTTGCACCCACAAACCACGTAAACGTTGACGCTCAACTTCAATGTTTTCCATTTTTTCGCAGAAACGCTGCCAACGCGCATCGCCTACCAGGCCTAATTCACGGCCTTTTTCCGTTAAACGAATATCGGCATTGTCTTCACGAAGTAACAAACGGTATTCCGCACGTGAAGTAAACATACGATATGGTTCTTTGGTACCTAAGGTTGAAAGATCGTCGATCAATACGCCCATGTATGCCTGTTCACGGCCTGGTGTCCAGCCTTCTTTGTCCTGAACACGACAAGCGGCATTCATACCGGCAACAAGGCCCTGGGCACCGGCTTCTTCATAGCCTGTAGTACCATTAATCTGTCCGGCAAAGAACAGATTCTGAATAAATTTGCTTTCCAGCGTTTGTTTTAGATCGCGAGGATCAAAGTAATCGTATTCAATCGCATAACCTGGACGGGTAATATGCGCATTTTCAAAACCTTTAATCGAGCGAACTAAATCCATTTGCACATCAAATGGCAAACTGGTTGAGATGCCGTTCGGGTAAACCTCATGGGTGGTCAGGCCTTCAGGCTCAACGAAAATCTGATGCGATGCTTTGTCAGCAAAACGCATAATTTTATCTTCAATCGATGGGCAATAACGAGGACCTACACCTTCGATCACGCCGGTATACATCGGTGATCGATCTAAACCTTGACGGATTACTTCGTGGGTTTTCTCATTCGTATGGGTGATGTAACACGGAATCTGCTGCGGATGATGTTCCGCTTTCCCCATAAACGAGAAGGTCGGTACTGGGGTATCGCCAGGTTGCTCCTGCATAGCGCTGAAATCCAACGTCCGCGCGTCCAGGCGCGGTGGAGTACCGGTTTTCAAACGCTCGATACGAAATGGCATATCACGTAAACGGCTAGCCAGATTTACTGAAGCCGGGTCGCCTGCACGGCCACCTTGATAGTTATTCAAGCCAATATGAATTTGTCCGGCAAGGAAAGTACCAACGGTTAAAACCACGGTTTTGCCTTTAAATTTCAGGCCCATTTGTGTGGAAACACCGACGATTTGATCATTTTCAAGGATCAAATCATCACATGGCTGTTGGAATATCGTTAGGTTTTCTTGGTTTTCCAAGTAGTTACGTACATAAGCCTTATATAAAAGGCGATCAGCCTGAGCTCGTGTGGCACGTACTGCAGGACCTTTGGAAGAGTTTAACGTACGAAACTGGATCCCGCCGTGATCAATGGCCTCAGCCATCAACCCCCCTAGGGCATCAATTTCTTTTACCAGGTGACCTTTACCAATACCACCAATGGCAGGGTTACAGGACATAGCACCCAGAGTATCAATGTTATGAGTCAGCAATAATGTTTTACAACCCATACGAGCTGCCGCAAGACTAGCTTCCGTACCAGCATGACCACCTCCAACAACAATGACGTCAAAGGAATCTTGATACCACATAAAAGAAAAACCTCAGTTAATGAATAAAGAAATAAACCCTTAAGCTGATATGTCAAATCAAGTGAGTTTATAAGGTCGTATATTCTACCTTTAATTACCAAGCAGGGAAACGATCAAAATGTTAAAAGATCGAACGGTGGATCCTTAATAATATATAAAGATCTATATATAGATCTTATTATTATCTTTTATTAAGGAAGGCCTTTTCTGTTGATAACTAAATAAAAGCCTTTGTTTATAATGAATTGGATAAGATCAGATCCTGTGATCAAGGTTGGATCTGATCATGTATTGCCTCTGATCAAAAGCCCTGTTTATCCACAGCGGATCTTTCTTAAAATATTGTGCACTGAATAATAAAGGATAATTAAGGGGTTGATCACTGACTTATTCACAATCGGCTTTTTTTAGATCGTAAACTGTGAATAAGTTATTTATAACTGATCCAAATGATCGCGAATCCACTGTTCTGCGATCGCTTCTGGATCGATGTCGTCGTCCATATCGATACAAAACAGTTCTATTAACTCTTTAGAACTTTTCTCTAACATATTGTTTCTTATGTTTTTTCCTGCCATACAGAAAGTGTCGTAGTTGCTATCACCGACGGCGATCACGAAAAACTTAAGATCGCTCATCGATTGATCATATGCACAGAGATCTTCCACAAAACTTTCAATGTTTTCCGGGTAATCGCCAGCACCGTGTGTAGACGTACAGATAATCCAGGTTTGCTGATTTTGCTCAATTTCTGAAAATTGTGGTTGGAAATGCAATTCACACTGATGATCTGCTTCGGTTAAAACCGCTTCTACGGCTTCGGCAATGTATTCGGTTCCGCCCAACATACTGCCGACAATGATTTGAAATGATGACATAGCCTTTCCCTGATATTCGATTGGCTTGGATAAAGGTGGTTATTGTAACAGGAATAGTAGAAACGGATAAAAGCAAACTGCATGCTGTAAAGGAAGTGGCATGCAGTATGGGCAAAGAGCACGCGATAAAAGGAATATGCTCGAACTGAAAGCAACGAGCATGCGATAAAAGTATCGCTCCTGGCACGTTGATGTCATCAACTCCTGGCACACGTAGTTCCTAGCGGTGATGGCGCGAGCTCCTGGTTTATACCCGGAAAACTTACAAAAGCGTCATTCCGTGATACTACACGGAATCTCAGGTTTGGGTTTTGCTAGGTATATAAATAGAGGCTCTGTAAAGGGAGGGAGATCCCGGCATACGCCGGGATGACGCAGATTCCTCACGCCGTCGGAGATCCCGGTCTACACCGAAGGAGATCCCGGCCGACGCCGGGATGACGCAGATTCCTAACGCAAGGATGACTCAATACAAAACGTCATTCCGTGATACTACACGGAATCTGAGGTTTGGTTTTGGCTTGGTATATTAGTGAAGGCTTGTGAGGGAAGGGAGATCCCGACATACGCCGGGATGACTCGGCACCCTAGCTGACGCGGCGGGAGCCTCGTCACTTACCTATACAGAATGAGGAGAATATTTGCCCGAGCAAATCGTCACTGGTGAATTCACCGGTGATCTCATTTAGTGCTTGCTGGGTGATACGCAATTCTTCTGCAAGAATTTCGCCCGCCATAAAAGAAAGCAGTTGCTCCTGGCCGGTCATAAGGTGTTGCTGCGCGGTTTCCAGTGCTTGTATATGGCGACGACGCGCCATAAAGCCGCCTTCGGCGTTACCTTCATAGCCCATACATTGTTTAAGGTGATCCGTTAACGCCGCCATACCATTACCGGTTTTTGCTGACAGGGTAATGGTGGGTTTGTCATGGGAAACTTGAAAACCACAAGTTTGACCGCTGATATCCGCTTTATTGCGAATAATAGTCAGTCCCATATTTTCTGGCAGCTGATTAAAAAACTCCGGCCAAAAATTCGTTGGATCAATGCTATCGTCCTGTTGCGAGTCGATCATTAGCAATACCCGGTCGGCTTGCTTGATTTCTTTCCAGGCCCGTTCGATACCTATTTGTTCAACTTTATCCGGACTTTCTCGAAGACCTGCAGTATCAATAATATGTAGCGGCATACCATCAATGTGTATCTGCTCGGATAACACATCGCGAGTGGTACCTTCGATATCGGTAACAATGGCTGACTCTTTGCCACTTAATGCATTTAACAGGCTCGATTTACCGGCATTGGGGCGACCAGCAATGACAACCCGCATACCTTCACGAATGATTGCCCCCTGTTGGGCTTTGGCAAGGACATCTGCAACTTGTTCAATTAATCCTTTAAGAGAAGAGCTGACCTTTTCATCGGCGAGAAAATCAATTTCTTCTTCTGGAAAATCGATTGCCGCTTCAACGTACATTCGCAGATGGATGACATCATCAACAAGTTGATGCACAAGCTTGGAAAAATCACCTTGCAGGGAGTGCAGAGC is drawn from Thalassotalea sp. PS06 and contains these coding sequences:
- a CDS encoding flavodoxin domain-containing protein, yielding MSSFQIIVGSMLGGTEYIAEAVEAVLTEADHQCELHFQPQFSEIEQNQQTWIICTSTHGAGDYPENIESFVEDLCAYDQSMSDLKFFVIAVGDSNYDTFCMAGKNIRNNMLEKSSKELIELFCIDMDDDIDPEAIAEQWIRDHLDQL
- a CDS encoding ParA family protein → MGKIIAIANQKGGVGKTTTSVNLAASLAATKRKVLLIDLDPQGNATMGSGVDKYEVHATSYELLIDEQPFEQVIVKDTMGQYDLIAANTDVTAAEIKLMEVFARELRLRNSLKEAREYYDFIIIDCPPSLNMLTVNAMGAADSVLVPMQCEYYALEGLTALMDTIAKLSQVVNNNLHIEGILRTMYDPRNRLANDVSEQLKRHFGDKVYRTVIPRNVRLAEAPSFGAPAMYYDKSSTGAKAYLALAGELLKKQQVAVSEELV
- the rsmG gene encoding 16S rRNA (guanine(527)-N(7))-methyltransferase RsmG codes for the protein MTNLKSRLTDLIAQSELSVTEHQIDLLVAYVELLHKWNKAYNLTSVRDPEEMLVKHILDSIANGPFLHGERFIDVGTGPGLPGIPLAILYPQRNFVLLDSLGKRITFLRQVVFQLKLSNVTPVLSRVEAYQPQVPFDGVLSRAFASLLDMISLCEHLIDENGRFFALKGVLPEQELQQLPVGIELVESHRVQVPELEGQRHLIELKKSNAL
- the mnmG gene encoding tRNA uridine-5-carboxymethylaminomethyl(34) synthesis enzyme MnmG, which gives rise to MWYQDSFDVIVVGGGHAGTEASLAAARMGCKTLLLTHNIDTLGAMSCNPAIGGIGKGHLVKEIDALGGLMAEAIDHGGIQFRTLNSSKGPAVRATRAQADRLLYKAYVRNYLENQENLTIFQQPCDDLILENDQIVGVSTQMGLKFKGKTVVLTVGTFLAGQIHIGLNNYQGGRAGDPASVNLASRLRDMPFRIERLKTGTPPRLDARTLDFSAMQEQPGDTPVPTFSFMGKAEHHPQQIPCYITHTNEKTHEVIRQGLDRSPMYTGVIEGVGPRYCPSIEDKIMRFADKASHQIFVEPEGLTTHEVYPNGISTSLPFDVQMDLVRSIKGFENAHITRPGYAIEYDYFDPRDLKQTLESKFIQNLFFAGQINGTTGYEEAGAQGLVAGMNAACRVQDKEGWTPGREQAYMGVLIDDLSTLGTKEPYRMFTSRAEYRLLLREDNADIRLTEKGRELGLVGDARWQRFCEKMENIEVERQRLRGLWVQKDHEATEKLNPMLKNPISREANVEDLLRRPETRYEDLMTIEAFGPGLEDKQASEQVEIQIKYAGYIERQLDEIDKKKRHEDTLIPADFDFSQISGLSNEVVAKLTDARPETLGKASRISGITPAAISLLLVYLKKHGLLRKTA
- the mnmE gene encoding tRNA uridine-5-carboxymethylaminomethyl(34) synthesis GTPase MnmE yields the protein MSEKSLSNTETIAAQATPPGRGGVGIIRVSGPLAGQAAKKLLGKVPKTRYAEYLPFYDQDQQVIDQGIALFFKGPNSFTGEDVLELQGHGGPVILDMLLKHIVSLDNIRMAKPGEFSEQAFLNDKLDLTQAEAIADLINSSSEQAARAALHSLQGDFSKLVHQLVDDVIHLRMYVEAAIDFPEEEIDFLADEKVSSSLKGLIEQVADVLAKAQQGAIIREGMRVVIAGRPNAGKSSLLNALSGKESAIVTDIEGTTRDVLSEQIHIDGMPLHIIDTAGLRESPDKVEQIGIERAWKEIKQADRVLLMIDSQQDDSIDPTNFWPEFFNQLPENMGLTIIRNKADISGQTCGFQVSHDKPTITLSAKTGNGMAALTDHLKQCMGYEGNAEGGFMARRRHIQALETAQQHLMTGQEQLLSFMAGEILAEELRITQQALNEITGEFTSDDLLGQIFSSFCIGK